From candidate division KSB1 bacterium:
TGACCACGGTTTGCATGCTCCTCATGTTGGCGGGCGCCCCGGGCCCAAGGTCTGTCTGCACATCGGCCCTAGTCTTGTCCCCCTTGAGGTAGACGGTCATCTGCGAGCTCATCTTGCCGCGGTCGGTGACGTTTTCCATCACCTGCTGCATGGTCATGTCGCGCACCTCCGCCCTGAACTTTGCATGGCGGGCCTGGGCCTCCTTTACCAACCCCGCATAGTCGATGGCTAAAGCTGTACCAGTCAGCGCTCCGCACACAAGCAGAGCGATGCCCATGACTCCTCGGTGCCTTTTCATTGCTTTCTCCTCGTTAGGTGAGAAACCTTAGGCGGGAAAGGCCACCCCTTCTTTGCTTGGCCCAGCTACAAGTACGTGTGCCAATATAGGCCTCCGTGAAGAAAAAATCAAGCTGTTTCTCCCACGAAGCAACAAAGGGGGTTCTCAGCGAAAGAGCAGAGCCGGAGGCATGGCAAGGACTGGCGGGGGGATTGCCCCTGGCAAGGCCGCGCCAAACATTGGGCCACCTGGCAGGGTACCTTCTTGGAGGATGCCCCGCCGACCGGTCGTCGGCTCATGCCGGCGGCGGCCTACGCTGTTACTGAGACGCACCGGCCCTGGACAGGGAGAAGACGCTCGCAAGTTTGGGCCGACACACGTCGGAAGGCATCAGTGAAGGCGTGGACACACAGCACAGGGAGCCGGCAGACCCTTGCGTGCAGAATACGTGAGCAAATGGACTCCCAACGCGCGAGCGGCGCAGGGAACAATTGGAACGCACTCGGCTTCGAGCCCTCCGTCGTAGCGCATCAGAAATTAAGGTCGGCGCGGTATGGGGAAGGCGGTGCCGATTAGTCCTACCGATCAAGACGTACCGCGGTTGCTAACCACAGCGATGGCTTTCTTGGTGCGCAGGCCCCGATTGCGGACTGCCTCCTGGACCACTCTCTCCAGCCGGCCCCGCACCTCGGCCAGTACCAGTTCTTCTCCGTCGATGGCCACGACAAGAAGGGCCTGCAGGCGCTCCTTGCGCATCCGGGCAAAGACAACGGTCGCCTCTCCTTTGTCACAGACTTTGACGATGGGCTCGTACCCCCGCTTGGCCAAACGACGCACCAATGCAGCTGGGGTTCGCCCGGCGTCTGTCACTTCGCCACGCAGGCGATATACGCCCACTTGCACGGCATGGATGTCGAGCAGGAGACCGGCCGCCTCGTCCTCGCCTGAGGCCAGCCTCGCCGCTGTCCCGCCGAGCCACAGCAATCCAGGCCCCAGGCCAATCTGAAACTCCGTGACTACCTCCCGGGTGCCGATGGATTGGACCACAAGATCGCGCACCCGACAAAAGTTGCCGTCCACGCCCGCACAGCCGAAGATGAAAGTGCAGGCGAAGGCAAGCAGAAGACACGTCGCTCTTCTCATCGCACGCACCGCCTACTTGGCTTTGCGGCCAGACTGGACCTCTTCCAGGACTGGGATGTCGAACTTTTTCCCCAGCTTACCGATGGCCTCCATGTCAATTTCGCCCACGATGTTGACGAATGCAGCCTCGCCCCCGGGTTCAACTGCCATCACCAGCAGGCCCAGTATCTTTTCGCCTTGCATCTTCATGTACACATGGGCCGTCTCCCCTCGCCGGTCCTTGGCACGAACCACTTTTTCCCATTGCTTTCTGGCCAGTTCTTGCTCAATCTTGGCAATCTGTGGCCGTAGGGCCAGAGCGGTGGCACTGTCGGTGCCAAAG
This genomic window contains:
- a CDS encoding DUF4252 domain-containing protein translates to MRRATCLLLAFACTFIFGCAGVDGNFCRVRDLVVQSIGTREVVTEFQIGLGPGLLWLGGTAARLASGEDEAAGLLLDIHAVQVGVYRLRGEVTDAGRTPAALVRRLAKRGYEPIVKVCDKGEATVVFARMRKERLQALLVVAIDGEELVLAEVRGRLERVVQEAVRNRGLRTKKAIAVVSNRGTS
- a CDS encoding DUF4252 domain-containing protein, which produces MRSAMVLGAVLALMASAGAPLVAQEDEELKKHPGYVDFSQLPIPTEGEELVEVYIRGPLLRLVAKAAGDEEEGLARMLSKLLLVRVNTFGTDSATALALRPQIAKIEQELARKQWEKVVRAKDRRGETAHVYMKMQGEKILGLLVMAVEPGGEAAFVNIVGEIDMEAIGKLGKKFDIPVLEEVQSGRKAK